The Curtobacterium herbarum genome contains the following window.
CGCCAGGGCCAGCGTGACGAGCAGCAGCCACGTGGGCAGCGTGCTGGGCGCCCGGAGCACGAAGAACAGCAGGGAGAAGACGAGCAGCCCAACGCTGGCCACCCCCGACGACACGAGTGCCGGCCGTTCCGACCGGGTGATCGGAGCCGGGCGTCGTGGACGGCTCCGGTCGACGAGCTGCTGCTGTGGCCACGGGGGCGCGGACCGACGCCGTCGGCCGACCAGGATCCATCGGACCTGGATGCCGACCATCCACCCCGCGACCATGCCGACGGTGCCTGCGGACAGCGCCCCGGGGACAGCCGGTCCGAACGTCAGCGCGCCGACGAAGTAGCTCACGACGACGACGGGGATCCCGATGAGCGGCGGGGCGGCGGCCACCACCAGGGCACCCCAGGCGACACCGCCGGCGATCCCGGTCAGCGCGACGGGGAGCCCGGCCACACCGAGGTCGCCGGGGTCGGCTGCGCTGCCGTAGAGCAAGCCGGAGGCGACGGCGAGCAGCGCTACCCACCACCCCAGCAGGGGGACGGTCCGCCCGCGCCAGTCCATCTGCAGCCGGAGCACGCGTCGCAGCTCGCGCCGCTTCCGGAGCTTCCGCGCCCGAGCCTTCCGCGCCCGTGCGAGTTCCTGCTCGGGTCCTGGTCCCACCGTGGCTCCCGTTTCCCCCATGTCACCAGCATGCCGGTCCGTGCGCTCTCGGGGTCGTCGGTCAGTACCCCGGCGCGTCAGTACCCCGGCGCGTCAGTACTTCGGCGCGTCCGGCCCCGGAGCCTCGGGCGTGGGCCACGGCTCCGCCGGTCCCCGTCGCGCCGGCCAGCCCTGTGCCGGTGCCGGCGCGCCGGCTGCCGGCCAGTTCGGCGCCGGGGTGGCTGCGCCCGCGTAGGCGATCCACGCCCACGGCGCGCGCTGGGCCAGCCAGGCCTCGAGGTCGGGGTACCCGATCGCGATCGACACCGTGTCGAACAGCACGGCACCGTTCGGGTCCCGCGCCTGGATCCCGCCGTACGGGCCGGTCCAGGGGCGGATCGACGCGATGGTGGTGTGGTGGACCTCGCGTTCGACCCGGAAGCCCTTCCGCACGACCAGACGGTCCGGCAGCGCGTCGATCCGCGTCCGGGCCAGGGCTCCGGCGAGCAGGACGAACGCGACCCCGGCGAGCAGGGCGACGGCGCCCGCGATGCCCATCGGCAGCGCGTCCGTCTCGTCCGAGGTACCGGCCGCACCGAGCAGCAGCACACCGCCGACCACGATCACCAGGATGCCGATCGTGCGCAGGATCACACGCTGCCACCGTCTCGGCCGCACGGTGAACAGTGCGTCCGCTGCTGCTCCGGCGAGCACACGCTGGTGCTTCCGCTTCCGGTCCCCCCGACGGATGGCCGACGTCACGACCACCGGGACGACGGCGGCGAGGACGAAGGCGATGGTCACGGAGGTGATCGTGGTCCCCATGCGGTCAGCGTACGGACCGGCGGCGGTCGCGTCCGCCGCCGGTCGGTCCGCTCAGGCCTGCTGCGCCGGCACGTCGAGCGCCCACACGACGCCGAACCGGTCGCGGAGCTGCCCGGCGAGCGGCGACCACGCCGACGCACCGAGCGGCTGCCGGACCTCCGCACCCTCCTGCAGGCCGGCCCACACCGCGCGGATCTCGTCCTCGTCCGTCCCCAGCAGGTAGACGTACGCGCTGTTCGTGCCCTGGTCGTAGGGCTGCCCGGGCCACACGTCGAACGCCATCACGCGGACGCCGCTCGCCGAGGTCACCTGGCCCCAGACGACCCGGTCCGCCCAGGCCGGGTCCGCGACGGCGCCGCTCTGCCCGTACGTCACGACGACCGGCTCGGTGCCGAGGGCAGCGCCCCAGAACGCCAGCGCCGCAGCGGCCTGTCCGTCGAAGTTCACGTGGGGGATGGTGGTGATGGTCATGTCGACTCCTCGTCCGCGAGGACCGGTCGTCCTCGTCGTGAGGAGCATCGCGGCAGATGCGGTCAGATCCTGTCCGCTCCTGATGACATGCTCGGATGCATGCCCGCCCCGTCCTCCCGACTGCTCTCCCTGCTGTCCCTGCTGCAGGTGCGCCGCGAGTGGTCCGGCCCCGACCTGGCCGGGAGACTCGACGTCAGCCCCCGCACGGTCCGGCGGGACGTCGACCGACTCCGGGAGCTGGGGTACCGGGTCGACGCGCTCCGTGGACCCGCCGGCGGCTACCGGCTGGCCGCAGGGTCGGACCTGCCGCCGCTGCTCTTCGACGACGACCAGGCGATCGCCCTCGCCCTCGCGCTCGCCGTCGCACCGGCCTCGGGCGCGGACATCGCCGAGGCGGCCGCCCGCGCCCTGACGACGGTCCGGCAGGTGTTGCCGTCCCGGTTGCGCCACCGCCTCGACGCCGTCCAGGTGGTCACCACACCCGGTTCGGTCGTCGTCGACCCGGGTGTCCTCGTCGCCGTGAGCGAGGCCGTCCGGACCCGCACGGTCCTCCGGTTCGGGTACGCGTCCGTCTGGCCGCCGGGAGCGGAGGACGACCGCCCACCCCGCCGTGTCGAACCACACGCCCTCCTCGCGCGGGACGGCCGCTGGTACCTGCTCGCCTGGGACACCGACGCGGGGGACTGGCGCACCTACCGGGTGGACCGGATCCTGCCGAAGGTGCCCACGGGCCTCCCGTTCGTCCCACGGGACGTCCCGGGTGGCGACCCGGCAGCGTTCGTCGCGGCCCGCTTCCGGGGCGCCGGGCCGTCCGGCGACGGGCCCGCCTGGCCGTGCGTCGGTACCGCCGTGCTGCAGGTGGACGCGCGCACGATCGCGCCGTACCTCACCGAGGATGCCGTCCTGGAGGCCCTCCACGACGACACCTGTCGTCTCACCACCGGCTCGTGGTCGTGGCCAGCCCTCGCGGCGCTGTTCGCCGGCTTCGACGCCGACTTCGTCGTCACCGGCCCCGATGCCCTGCGGGACGCGGTGCAGCAGGTGGCCGACCGTCTCAACGCCGCTGGTCGACCGTGAATCCGCTCCAGGAGGAGCCTTCGCCGTTGCGACGCGGTCTCGTCCACAGCGGCCCGTCGAGCCAGCCCGGCGCGACGCCGATCGCCGCAACGGTCAGCCCGCCGCTCGCAGGGAACGTCCGCAACAGACCGGCGGTGCGTTCTGGCCAACCATCGCAGCCTCGTAACCCATGGAGCAGGTACGCCATGACCGCCAGCGCGTTGTAGACGCCGAACACCTTCGGCGCCTCGTCGGAGAGGTGTGCCAGGAGTGGTACCGTCGCACCCGGCGGGCGCTTCGGCGCAGCGACGAGTTTCCGGTTGAACAACCGCGCGTGGTGCGCCGCGACGTTCCGGACGTAGTTGACCGACGCGAGCCAACTCTGCATCAGACGTTTGGTCGGGACACCGAACGACGTCGCGATCTCGGTCGCCACGTCGTTCCGGAGACCTGCGTACAGGCGAGTGACATGCCCGAGTTCGAGGATCTCGGTGAGCGCCCAGATCGGCATCCGACCGTCGTACTTCTCCGCGAAGTGGGCGACGAAGGCCTCGTCGGAGTCGGCGCGTCGTTGACCGACCCGGGCTGACCATGCTCGGTGCCGACTCATGCCATGCGCATCCGGAGTCGTGAACGCCGTCGTGAACAATGCGGGGTCTTCGTGCGCGAAGGCCGACCACCGGCCCAGCGTGTGACCCATCCGAGTCCGGACCGCCACCTCGATCCGTTCCACACCCTCGAGGACCAGGAGACGGAGGTCCTGATCGAACTCCATGAGCGCCACGCCGTCAGTGAAGCGGGTACCCGGCCGGTACCGCTCGCCACTCTCCACGTCGCCCTCGCTCGCCGCCGCTGTGGCCTGGCGGAACGGATGGAGGTAGCCCGTGAGCCGGTAGTACCCCACCTCGCCCAGTACCGCAGCCGCCTCGGCGTCGTCGGGAACCTCGAGCCCTCGGGCCCGCAACCGAGCGATCTGCTCGTCCACCGACAGCCACGGTTTCGCGTACTCCACCAACACCTCCAGGCTCCCCGAGCACCTCCGTCGACCCGGCGAAAGGCAAAGAAAATCGGCCCGAGCCGTGAGGCGAGCGGGCCGATCGTGATGGACAAAGGCTAGCAGGACCCGAGTGCCGGGCGGAAGGGATGACGGCAGCCGTTAGTGCGGTGCACGTGTCGCACACGGGGCCGTGAGGGAACCGTTAGGACCGTCGGTCGCGACCCCGACCGGAGACACCATCGGACTGCACCCCAACCGGTGCGGTCCACGGCAGCTGCCGCGGGCACCTCGATCTCCAGGAGTCCCACGTGTTCGACGTCTTCGTCGTCGCCGGTGTCCTCGCCGTGTTCGGCGTGGTGGCACTGATCGCCAAGGGGGTGGAGCGGCTGTGATCGCCATCACCATCGCCGCCGCCGTCCTCGGCCTCGCCGCTGTCGTGTACCTCGTCTGGGCGCTCGTCCGCCCCGAGAAGTTCTGATGGGCACCGCGCAGACCTGGGCCGGCATCGCCCAGGTCGCCCTCCTCGTGCTGCTCCTCGTCGTGGCCCACCGGCCGCTCGGCGACTGGATGGCCCGCGTCTTCACGAGCACCCACCACGGCCGCATCGAGCGTGGCGTCTACCGTCTGATCGGTGTCGACCCCGACGCCGAGCAGTCGTGGGCCGCGTACCTCCGTGGCGTGCTGCTCTTCAGCGTCGCCGGACTGCTCCTCGTCTACCTGCTCCAGCGCATCCAGGTGGTGCTGCCGGGTGACCTCGGCCTGCCCGCCGTCGGTCCCGCGCTCGCGTTCAACACGGCGGCCTCGTTCGTCGCGAACACGAACTGGCAGTCGTACTCGCCCGAGGCCACCGTCGGCTACACCGTGCAGATGGCCGGCCTGGCGGTGCAGAACTTCCTGTCCGCCGCCGTCGGTCTCGCGGTCGCCGTCGCCCTGGTCCGCGGGTTCGCCCGTCGGAAGTCCGGCACGCTCGGCAACGTGTGGGTCGACGTGGTCCGCGGTACCGGGCGTCTGCTCCTGCCGCTGGCGTTCGTCTCCGCACTCGTGCTCGTCGCGGGCGGCATCATCCAGTCGTGGGGCGCCGGCACCGACGTCAGCACGCTGGCCGGTGGCACCCAGCACATCCCGCACGGCTTCGTCGCCTCGCAGGAGGCCATCAAGGAGCTCGGCACGAACGGCGGTGGGTACTTCAACGCCAACTCGGCCCACCCGTTCGAGAACCCGCAGGCGTGGACGAGCCTCTTCGAGGTCTTCCTCATGCTCGTCATCCCGTTCTCGCTGCCCCGCACCTTCGGCAAGATGGTCGGCGACACCCGCCAGGGCACCGCGATCGTCTCCGTGATGAGCGGCATCTTCCTGGTGTCCCTGGCCGCGATGTCGATCGCCGAACTCGCCGGTGGCGGGTCCGCGACGCACGCCGCCGGAGCCGCGATGGAGGGCAAGGAGGTCCGCTTCGGCATCCTCGGCTCGACGCTCTTCGCCACCGCGACGACCTCGACGTCCACCGGCGCCGTGAACGCCATGCACGACAGCTTCACCCCGCTCGGCGGCATGATGGCGCTGATCAACATGATGCTCGGCGAGGTCACCCCGGGCGGTGTCGGGTCCGGCCTGTACGGCATGCTCGTGCTCGCCGTCATCACGGTCTTCATCGGTGGTCTGCTCGTCGGCCGCACGCCGGAGTACCTCGGCAAGAAGATCCGCGCCAAGGAGATGACCTACGCCGCGCTGTACATCCTGGTCACCCCGACCGTGGTGCTCACCGGTACGGCCCTGTCGCTCCTGATCCCCGGCGTCCGCGAGCAGGTGCTCGGCACGTCGCTCTTCAACCCGGGCAATCACGGCCTGTCCGAGCTGCTCTACGCGTTCACCAGCGCCGGCAACAACAACGGCTCGGCCTTCGGTGGCCTGACCGCGAACACGACGTGGATGAACTCCGCGCTCGGCGTCGCGATGCTGCTCGGCCGATTCGTGCCGATGGTGTTCGTCCTGGCGCTCGCCGGGTCGCTGGCCAAGCAGGACAAGGTGCCGGCGACCGTCGGCACGCTGCCCACGCACCGGCCGCTGTTCATCGTGCTCCTGGGCGGCGTCGCCGTCATCGTCACCGCACTCACGTACTTCCCGGTGCTCGCACTGGGCCCGCTCGCAGAAGGACTGTCCTGATGACCACCCTGACTCCCGAGACGGAGCAGCACACCGCTGAGCAACCGGGCCGACGCTCGTCGGCCTTCGGACCCCGGCAACTCGCCGCGGGCCTCCCGGGTGCGTTCCGCAAGCTGGACCCCCGGCTGATGTGGAAGAACCCGGTGATGTTCATCGTCGAGGTGGGAGCCGCCCTGACGACGGTCACCGCCGTCGTCGAGCCCTTCACCCGGTCGGGAGGCTCGGCGGACTCCGCCGCGCCCGTCCCGTCCTCCTTCACCATCGCGATCGCCGTCTGGCTCTGGCTGACGGTCGTGTTCGCGAACCTGGCCGAGTCCGTCGCCGAGGGGCGCGGCAAGGCGCAGGCCGACACCCTCCGCAAGACCCGCTCGACGACCAGCGCCCGCCGCGTCGTCGGCTACTCGGCATCCGACCCGGCCGCACTGTCCGCCGGCACGGAGGACGTCGCCTCGGTCGACCTGGCGAAGGGCGACCTGGTGGTCGTCGTCGCCGGCGAGGTGATCCCCGGCGACGGGGACGTCGTCGACGGCATCGCCTCGGTCGACGAGTCCGCCGTCACGGGTGAGTCCGCTCCGGTGATCCGCGAGTCCGGTGGTGACCGCAGCGCCGTCACCGGTGGCACCCGGGTGCTGTCGGACCGGATCGTGGTGCGCATCACCTCGACCCCGGGCGAGACCTTCATCGACCGGATGATCCGTCTGGTCGAGGGCGCCGCCCGCCAGAAGACGCCGAACGAGATCGCGCTGAACATCCTGCTCGCGTCGCTGTCGATCGTCTTCGTGATCGTCTGCCTCACCATGCAGCCGATCGCGGGGCTCGTCGGCTCGACCGTCAGCATCACGGTGCTCATCGCGCTGCTCGTCTGCCTGATCCCGACCACCATCGGCGCGCTGCTCTCCGCGATCGGCATCGCCGGCATGGACCGGCTCGTGCAGCACAACGTCCTGGCGATGTCCGGGCGTGCGGTCGAGGCCGCCGGTGACATCACCACGCTGCTCCTCGACAAGACCGGCACGATCACGTACGGCAACCGCCGCGCCTCCCGGGTCGTCCCGGTGCCGGGCGTGACCGAGCCGGAGCTGATGGCGGCAGCAGCGCTCTCGAGCGCCGCCGACGGCACGCCCGAGGGCCGCTCGATCGTGGACCTGGCGCTCGCCGCCGGGGTCTCCACGCCCCTCCCGGCCGGCGGGGTCGAGGTGCCGTTCACGGCGCAGACCCGGATGTCCGGCGTCGACCTGCCCGACGGCTCCTCGGTCCGGAAGGGTGCCGCAGCCGCGGTGCTCAGCTGGGCTGACACCAGCGACGCCGGTGTCACCGCCGCGATCGACGCGACCGTCGCGGAGATCTCCGACCAGGGCGGCACACCGCTCGTCGTCGGCCGTCGCGACGCGGCCGGCACCGTGCAGCTGCTCGGTGTCGTCCACCTCAAGGACGTCGTCAAGGACGGTCTGGCCGAGCGGTTCACCGAGCTGCGCAGCATGGGCATCCGCACCGTCATGATCACCGGCGACAACCCGCGCACCGCCAAGGCCATCGCGGCCGAGGCCGGCGTCGACGACTACC
Protein-coding sequences here:
- a CDS encoding VOC family protein, whose protein sequence is MTITTIPHVNFDGQAAAALAFWGAALGTEPVVVTYGQSGAVADPAWADRVVWGQVTSASGVRVMAFDVWPGQPYDQGTNSAYVYLLGTDEDEIRAVWAGLQEGAEVRQPLGASAWSPLAGQLRDRFGVVWALDVPAQQA
- a CDS encoding helix-turn-helix transcriptional regulator produces the protein MPAPSSRLLSLLSLLQVRREWSGPDLAGRLDVSPRTVRRDVDRLRELGYRVDALRGPAGGYRLAAGSDLPPLLFDDDQAIALALALAVAPASGADIAEAAARALTTVRQVLPSRLRHRLDAVQVVTTPGSVVVDPGVLVAVSEAVRTRTVLRFGYASVWPPGAEDDRPPRRVEPHALLARDGRWYLLAWDTDAGDWRTYRVDRILPKVPTGLPFVPRDVPGGDPAAFVAARFRGAGPSGDGPAWPCVGTAVLQVDARTIAPYLTEDAVLEALHDDTCRLTTGSWSWPALAALFAGFDADFVVTGPDALRDAVQQVADRLNAAGRP
- a CDS encoding Abi family protein; translation: MDEQIARLRARGLEVPDDAEAAAVLGEVGYYRLTGYLHPFRQATAAASEGDVESGERYRPGTRFTDGVALMEFDQDLRLLVLEGVERIEVAVRTRMGHTLGRWSAFAHEDPALFTTAFTTPDAHGMSRHRAWSARVGQRRADSDEAFVAHFAEKYDGRMPIWALTEILELGHVTRLYAGLRNDVATEIATSFGVPTKRLMQSWLASVNYVRNVAAHHARLFNRKLVAAPKRPPGATVPLLAHLSDEAPKVFGVYNALAVMAYLLHGLRGCDGWPERTAGLLRTFPASGGLTVAAIGVAPGWLDGPLWTRPRRNGEGSSWSGFTVDQRR
- a CDS encoding potassium-transporting ATPase subunit F, with translation MIAITIAAAVLGLAAVVYLVWALVRPEKF
- the kdpA gene encoding potassium-transporting ATPase subunit KdpA, which produces MGTAQTWAGIAQVALLVLLLVVAHRPLGDWMARVFTSTHHGRIERGVYRLIGVDPDAEQSWAAYLRGVLLFSVAGLLLVYLLQRIQVVLPGDLGLPAVGPALAFNTAASFVANTNWQSYSPEATVGYTVQMAGLAVQNFLSAAVGLAVAVALVRGFARRKSGTLGNVWVDVVRGTGRLLLPLAFVSALVLVAGGIIQSWGAGTDVSTLAGGTQHIPHGFVASQEAIKELGTNGGGYFNANSAHPFENPQAWTSLFEVFLMLVIPFSLPRTFGKMVGDTRQGTAIVSVMSGIFLVSLAAMSIAELAGGGSATHAAGAAMEGKEVRFGILGSTLFATATTSTSTGAVNAMHDSFTPLGGMMALINMMLGEVTPGGVGSGLYGMLVLAVITVFIGGLLVGRTPEYLGKKIRAKEMTYAALYILVTPTVVLTGTALSLLIPGVREQVLGTSLFNPGNHGLSELLYAFTSAGNNNGSAFGGLTANTTWMNSALGVAMLLGRFVPMVFVLALAGSLAKQDKVPATVGTLPTHRPLFIVLLGGVAVIVTALTYFPVLALGPLAEGLS
- the kdpB gene encoding potassium-transporting ATPase subunit KdpB is translated as MTTLTPETEQHTAEQPGRRSSAFGPRQLAAGLPGAFRKLDPRLMWKNPVMFIVEVGAALTTVTAVVEPFTRSGGSADSAAPVPSSFTIAIAVWLWLTVVFANLAESVAEGRGKAQADTLRKTRSTTSARRVVGYSASDPAALSAGTEDVASVDLAKGDLVVVVAGEVIPGDGDVVDGIASVDESAVTGESAPVIRESGGDRSAVTGGTRVLSDRIVVRITSTPGETFIDRMIRLVEGAARQKTPNEIALNILLASLSIVFVIVCLTMQPIAGLVGSTVSITVLIALLVCLIPTTIGALLSAIGIAGMDRLVQHNVLAMSGRAVEAAGDITTLLLDKTGTITYGNRRASRVVPVPGVTEPELMAAAALSSAADGTPEGRSIVDLALAAGVSTPLPAGGVEVPFTAQTRMSGVDLPDGSSVRKGAAAAVLSWADTSDAGVTAAIDATVAEISDQGGTPLVVGRRDAAGTVQLLGVVHLKDVVKDGLAERFTELRSMGIRTVMITGDNPRTAKAIAAEAGVDDYLAEATPEDKLALIRREQEGGNLVAMTGDGTNDAPALAQADVGVAMNTGTTAAKEAGNMVDLDSDPTKLIDVVRIGKQLLITRGALTTFSIANDIAKYFAIIPAMFQATFPGLGALNIMHLHSPASAILSAIIFNALVIVALIPLSLRGVKYRAASASSILGRNLLVYGLGGVIVPFIGIKLIDLVVGLIPGF